In Topomyia yanbarensis strain Yona2022 chromosome 2, ASM3024719v1, whole genome shotgun sequence, one DNA window encodes the following:
- the LOC131686154 gene encoding microfibril-associated glycoprotein 4-like encodes MLLSSSVFLSVLLSTLVGHVSSAEANGTSAGFGYELTITGLDAISFNMQKDQLNSQEHFQTLRSDIELLRRTMESVEAMVIRQANLASSLDMQLKILANLIKNVEVIPTIQNDLQMQSINISRLLSDSSKIYRVQQNLPTTKMLNDVILQLAANQFRIPSNTVRPLHLESLDLPQTCSDIGNRRSGIARLYPQAGFSDSFEAYCDQDHAGGGWTVIQNRFNGSVDFYRGWSEYENGFGDLRGEYWLGLKKIHELTGARPHELHVLMEDADGMSVVAKYSHILVGGAGGKYALNSLGNYSGDAGDSLSWAVKNKFSTLDSDNDSYGPDNCAAVYRGGWWYGACHESNLNGLYLPGPQEAYATMMCWNALRGLNYGMKLSRMMIRATK; translated from the exons ATGCTGCTGAGTTCTTCTGTGTTCCTTTCGGTGCTATTATCCACGTTAGTGGGACACGTTTCCAGCGCAGAAGCCAATGGCACTTCAGCCGGGTTTGGATACGAGCTAACGATAACCGGATTAGACGCGATCAGTTTTAA tatgCAAAAAGATCAGCTCAACTCGCAGGAACACTTTCAAACACTCCGCTCGGATATTGAACTACTTCGGCGAACTATGGAAAGTGTTGAAGCCATGGTTATCCGACAGGCGAATCTTGCTAGCAGTCTCGACATGCAGTTAAAAATTTTGGCCAACCTGATAAAAAATGTTGAAGTGATCCCAACCATTCAGAATGACTTACAAATGCAGTCTATTAATATCTCGCGGCTACTCAGTGATTCGAG CAAAATCTATCGAGTTCAGCAAAACTTACCGACCACGAAGATGTTAAACGATGTTATCCTACAGCTGGCCGCTAATCAATTCCGAATCCCGTCGAACACTGTGCGTCCTCTACATCTGGAATCATTAGATTTACCCCAGACTTGCAGCGATATTGGAAATCGTCGGTCGGGCATCGCCCGACTTTATCCCCAGGCAGGTTTCAGTGATTCCTTCGAGGCATATTGCGATCAGGACCATGCCGGTGGCGGATGGACGGTCATTCAGAACCGGTTCAATGGATCGGTGGATTTTTATCGTGGTTGGAGTGAGTACGAGAATGGTTTCGGAGATCTGCGTGGGGAGTATTGGTTGGGACTGAAGAAGATTCATGAATTGACTGGCGCGAGACCCCATGAGTTGCACGTATTGATGGAGGACGCCGATGGTATGTCTGTGGTGGCGAAGTACAGCCACATTTTGGTGGGAGGAGCTGGGGGAAAATATGCGCTGAACAGTTTGGGAAACTATAGTGGCGATGCTGGCGATTCGCTTAGCTGGGCGGTAAAGAATAAGTTCTCCACACTGGATTCCGATAACGACAGCTACGGCCCCGATAACTGTGCGGCGGTTTATCGAGGAGGTTGGTGGTATGGTGCTTGCCATGAGAG CAATTTAAACGGATTATATCTGCCAGGTCCTCAGGAAGCTTATGCCACGATGATGTGCTGGAATGCTCTTCGAGGACTTAATTACGGTATGAAACTTTCGCGCATGATGATCAGGGCTACGAAATAA